A genomic window from Streptomyces mirabilis includes:
- a CDS encoding ABC transporter ATP-binding protein → MVLRVDSLSHRYPNGTTALADVSLTVRAGERVAVVGPNGAGKSTLARHLIGIARPTSGTVTVDGRDAAGLEIAELARSVGFVFQNPDDQLHASTVAKEVGFGPRNLGFPADRRTALTQWALQVTGLTGEANSHPRHLSFGERKRVAFASVLAMDTPIIVLDEPTTGQDHRSVVLLEELIADLHERGKTILAITHDTDFCAENFDRVVVLSEGRVRWDGPVERWLEGDRNPSMSAFEQPQMARLGRRLGWPTPVATVDSFLDQLTDHAAAR, encoded by the coding sequence ATGGTGCTGCGCGTCGACTCCCTCTCCCATCGCTATCCGAACGGAACGACCGCGCTCGCGGACGTCTCACTGACCGTCAGGGCCGGCGAACGTGTGGCGGTCGTGGGTCCCAACGGAGCGGGCAAGAGCACGCTGGCCCGGCACCTGATCGGCATCGCCCGCCCCACGTCGGGGACGGTCACGGTGGACGGTCGCGATGCCGCCGGGCTCGAGATCGCCGAGCTGGCCCGCAGCGTGGGCTTCGTGTTCCAGAACCCGGACGACCAGCTGCACGCCTCCACGGTGGCCAAAGAAGTCGGCTTCGGCCCCCGCAACCTCGGCTTCCCGGCCGACCGCCGGACCGCCCTCACGCAGTGGGCACTGCAGGTCACCGGCCTGACCGGGGAGGCGAACAGCCATCCCCGTCATCTGTCGTTCGGCGAGCGCAAACGGGTCGCCTTCGCCTCGGTCCTCGCGATGGACACCCCGATCATCGTCCTGGACGAGCCCACCACCGGCCAGGACCACCGCTCCGTCGTCCTGCTCGAAGAGCTCATCGCAGACCTGCACGAGCGGGGAAAGACGATCCTGGCCATCACCCATGACACGGACTTCTGCGCGGAGAACTTCGACCGGGTCGTCGTCCTGTCCGAAGGCCGCGTGCGGTGGGACGGTCCTGTGGAGCGCTGGCTGGAGGGAGACAGGAATCCGTCCATGTCCGCCTTCGAACAGCCCCAGATGGCCCGGCTCGGCCGACGACTCGGCTGGCCGACCCCCGTGGCCACGGTCGACAGCTTTCTGGACCAGCTGACCGACCACGCCGCGGCTCGGTGA
- a CDS encoding ABC transporter ATP-binding protein encodes MIEFRDFSLTYPTGSRPALQNIDLAVPRGQFCAVAGADGAGKTTLAGVVSGVVPQMTGGETTGSARVGGRLLAETQPSELVGEVGLVMQNPFNQLSGARFSLREELAFGLENLGVERAEMIRRVDRVMADLRLTALADHSPYEISGGQQQLLAIGSALVMRPAVMVLDEPTSQLDAVATGVVFEALETLRAQGVTVILFEHRLERPARYADRVVILNEGRIAADGPPTDVLTDPRLAEWGVAPLRYTTAARRAAGRGLWESDRPLPATLEAAAEGFTASLKSTRTAGGM; translated from the coding sequence GTGATCGAATTCAGGGACTTCTCCCTCACCTATCCGACCGGCTCCCGACCCGCCCTCCAGAACATCGATCTCGCTGTGCCGCGTGGCCAGTTCTGTGCCGTGGCCGGTGCCGACGGCGCGGGCAAGACCACCCTCGCGGGAGTCGTCAGCGGCGTCGTCCCGCAGATGACCGGCGGCGAGACCACGGGATCGGCACGGGTGGGTGGGCGGCTGTTGGCGGAGACGCAGCCGTCCGAACTCGTCGGCGAGGTCGGCCTGGTCATGCAGAATCCGTTCAACCAGCTGTCTGGAGCACGGTTCTCGCTGCGCGAGGAGCTCGCCTTCGGTCTGGAGAACCTCGGTGTCGAGCGGGCCGAGATGATCCGACGCGTCGATCGCGTCATGGCCGACCTGAGGCTCACCGCCCTGGCCGACCACTCCCCGTACGAAATCTCCGGTGGACAGCAGCAGCTTCTGGCCATCGGATCGGCGTTGGTGATGAGGCCGGCCGTCATGGTGCTCGACGAACCGACCTCACAGCTCGACGCGGTGGCGACCGGCGTGGTGTTCGAGGCGCTGGAGACCCTGCGGGCGCAGGGCGTCACCGTCATCCTGTTCGAGCACCGGCTGGAACGGCCGGCCCGGTACGCGGACCGCGTCGTGATCCTCAACGAGGGGCGGATCGCCGCGGACGGGCCGCCGACCGATGTCCTCACCGACCCCCGGCTCGCGGAGTGGGGAGTGGCTCCGCTGCGCTACACGACGGCCGCACGCCGCGCCGCCGGGCGCGGCCTGTGGGAGTCGGACCGTCCGCTGCCGGCGACCCTGGAGGCGGCCGCGGAAGGATTCACCGCCTCGCTCAAGAGCACGAGAACCGCCGGAGGCATGTGA